Proteins encoded by one window of Cervus canadensis isolate Bull #8, Minnesota chromosome 18, ASM1932006v1, whole genome shotgun sequence:
- the ZNF446 gene encoding zinc finger protein 446 isoform X3 gives MPSPLGPPSLPSLDPEATPEDPEMARQHFRGFCYQEVAGPRAALARLQFLCRQWLRPEAHSKEQILDLLVLEQFLGALPPEIQAWVRGQQPGSPEEAVVLVEDLQRDPGQLLGWITAHVLQQAVLPATKKTEELVGGVHPSGTVELLRVASGEGPKDAQMEGNAQLSCSVKEEPDGYVQETASSSPPPPAQSCKEHVEQQEPTSAPFQPPRLQEWGLLEPSQKELYWDAMLEKYGSVVSLAGLPHPLPESREKSQPEALSTGSRSEGRRNLRPGDESEGQPGGPEAPLPPPPPPPPRSKPYTCAQCGGAFDWKSVFVIHRRAHASGPGTEKPPAGPPLRALPGPRGYACEECGHSFSWKSQLVIHRKGHASQRRHLCADCGHSFDWKSQLVIHRKSHRPEAP, from the exons ATGCCATCCCCACTGGGTCCCCCTAGTCTACCCTCTCTGGACCCTGAGGCCACCCCAGAGGATCCCGAGATGGCACGCCAGCACTTCCGGGGCTTCTGCTACCAAGAGGTGGCCGGTCCCCGGGCGGCCCTGGCCCGGCTGCAGTTTCTGTGCCGCCAATGGCTACGGCCTGAGGCGCACTCCAAGGAGCAGATACTGGACCTGCTGGTGCTGGAGCAGTTCCTGGGGGCTCTGCCCCCCGAGATCCAGGCCTGGGTGCGAGGCCAGCAGCCAGGCAGCCCTGAGGAGGCCGTTGTCCTGGTCGAAGACCTGCAGCGTGACCctgggcagctgctgggctgg ATTACAGCACATGTCCTGCAGCAAGCTGTGCTCCCAGCCACGAAGAAGACAGAGGAGTTGGTTGGGGGTGTCCACCCCTCAGGGACAGTGGAGCTCCTCAGGGTAGCCTCTGGGGAGGGGCCAAAGGATGCCCAGATGGAGGGCAATGCCCAGCTCAGCTGCAGTGTgaaggaggagcctgatggctacgtacaggagacag CATCCTccagccccccacctccagcccagtCCTGCAAGGAGCATGTCGAACAACAGGAACCGACATCTGCACCCTTCCAGCCACCCCGGCTTCAG GAGTGGGGGCTCCTGGAGCCGTCCCAGAAGGAGCTGTACTGGGACGCGATGCTGGAGAAGTACGGCTCGGTGGTCTCCCTGG CAGGGTTGCCGCACCCCCTGCCTGAGTCGCGTGAGAAGTCGCAGCCGGAGGCCCTGAGCACCGGATCCAGATCCGAGGGGCGGAGAAACCTCCGACCGG GAGATGAGAGCGAGGGCCAGCCCGGCGGCCCCGAGgccccgctgccgccgccgccgccgccgccgccaagGAGCAAGCCCTACACGTGCGCTCAGTGTGGCGGCGCCTTCGACTGGAAGTCAGTGTTCGTCATCCACCGTCGTGCGCACGCCAGCGGCCCGGGCACCGAGAAGCCGCCGGCCGGCCCGCCCCTGCGCGCGCTCCCGGGCCCGCGCGGCTACGCCTGCGAGGAGTGCGGCCACAGTTTCAGCTGGAAGTCCCAGCTGGTCATCCACCGCAAGGGCCATGCCAGCCAGCGGCGCCACCTCTGCGCCGACTGCGGCCACAGCTTCGACTGGAAGTCCCAGCTGGTCATCCACCGCAAGAGCCACCGGCCCGAGGCCCCGTGA
- the ZBTB45 gene encoding zinc finger and BTB domain-containing protein 45 isoform X2 translates to MAAAAEAVHHIHLQNFSRSLLETLNGQRLGGHFCDVTVRIREASLRAHRCVLAAGSPFFQDKLLLGHSEIRVPPVVPAQTVRQLVEFLYSGSLVVAQGEALQVLTAASVLRIQTVIDECTQIIARARAPAPGAPAPPPAPVPPPLAPAQLRHRLRHLLAARPPGPPGAAHPRKQRQPARLQLPAPPAPAKAEGAAADPALTAAADDGADDDDDDDEADDETDGEDGEGGGPGEGQAPPAFPDCATGFMPAAADGTREEPPVPAGLSDYSGPGRNFLRGTSAAEDVFPDGYVSAWQEGDQGAPEGCPAETPAPPDCVLSGPRPPGVKTPGPPVALFPFHLGAPGPPAQPPPAASGAAPAPPPAFYPALQPDAAPSAPLGEAPAPAAAAPSTTPARAPGAEPPAYECSHCHKTFSSRKNYTKHMFIHSGEKPHQCAVCWRSFSLRDYLLKHMVTHTGVRAFQCAVCAKRFTQKSSLNVHMRTHRPERAPCPACGKVFSHRALLERHLAAHPAP, encoded by the exons atggcggcggcggcggaggcggtGCACCACATCCACCTGCAGAACTTCTCGCGGTCCCTGCTCGAGACCCTCAACGGGCAGCGGCTGGGCGGGCACTTCTGTGACGTGACGGTCCGCATCCGAGAGGCCTCGCTGCGCGCCCACCGATGCGTGTTGGCCGCCGGCTCGCCCTTCTTCCAGGACAAGCTTCTGCTTGGCCACTCGGAGATCCGCGTGCCGCCGGTGGTGCCCGCGCAGACGGTGCGCCAGCTCGTCGAGTTCCTCTACAGCGGCTCGCTGGTGGTGGCGCAGGGCGAGGCGCTGCAGGTGCTCACCGCCGCGTCGGTGCTGCGCATCCAGACGGTCATAGACGAGTGCACACAGATCATCGCCCGCGCCCGCGCGCCCGCGCCGGGcgcccccgcgcccccgcccgcgCCCGTGCCGCCGCCGCTGGCGCCCGCACAGCTGCGCCACCGCCTGCGGCACCTGCTGGCGGCGAGGCCCCCGGGCCCCCCCGGCGCCGCGCACCCGCGCAAGCAGCGCCAGCCGGCACGCCTGCAGCTGCCCGCGCCCCCCGCACCCGCCAAGGCGGAGGGCGCGGCCGCCGACCCCGCGCTGACCGCGGCCGCGGACGACGGCGCGGACGACGACGACGACGACGACGAGGCCGACGACGAGACCGACGGCGAGGACGGCGAGGGAGGCGGCCCCGGGGAGGGCCAGGCGCCCCCCGCCTTCCCCGACTGCGCCACGGGCTTCATGCCCGCCGCGGCGGACGGCACGCGGGAGGAGCCGCCCGTGCCCGCCGGCCTCTCAGATTACAGCGGGCCCGGCAGGAACTTCCTCCGGGGGACCTCGGCCGCCGAGGACGTGTTCCCCGACGGCTACGTCTCCGCCTGGCAAGAGGGCGATCAGGGCGCCCCCGAAGGCTGTCCGGCCGAGACCCCTGCCCCTCCCGATTGCGTCCTGTCGGGGCCCCGCCCACCTGGCGTGAAGACCCCCGGGCCGCCCGTGGCGCTTTTCCCCTTCCACCTGGGAGCCCCCGGGCCGCCGGCGCAACCCCCTCCTGCGGCTTCGGGAGCGGCCCCCGCACCCCCGCCCGCCTTCTACCCAGCGCTGCAGCCGGACGCAGCTCCCAGCGCGCCTCTAGGGGAGGCCCCGGCCCCAGCGGCCGCGGCCCCCTCGACCACTCCCGCGCGCGCCCCGGGTGCCGAGCCTCCCGCCTACGAGTGCAGCCACTGCCACAAGACGTTCAGCTCTCGGAAAAACTACACCAAGCACATGTTCATCCACTCGG GGGAGAAGCCCCACCAGTGTGCCGTGTGCTGGAGATCCTTCTCGCTGCGTGACTACCTGCTCAAACACATGGTCACGCACACGGGCGTGCGCGCCTTCCAGTGCGCCGTCTGCGCCAAGCGCTTCACGCAGAAAAGCTCGTTGAACGTGCACATGCGCACCCACCGGCCGGAGCGCGCGCCCTGCCCCGCCTGCGGCAAGGTGTTCTCGCACCGCGCGCTGCTGGAGCGCCACCTGGCCGCGCACCCTGCGCCCTGA
- the SLC27A5 gene encoding bile acyl-CoA synthetase — protein MGLWRRLAFSLLLLLLLWGLGQSAWVAAAAPALRWLLGDPACGVLLGLAVLAGPWLGPWTPHWLSLAATALLLTLLPARPPPGLRWLPADLAYTFRMLRLGLRTWVRLRRRPPDTFVDAFERHARAQPGRTILVCTGPGGRAVTFRELDTRACQAAWALKAELASAAGLRAREPTALLVLPSQTLPALSLWLGLAKLGCPVVWINPHGRGPPLVHAVLSSGARVLVVDPELRANLEEVLPKLQAEKVHCLYLGRSSPTPGVGALGAALAAAPSDPVPADLRADIKLRSPALFIYTSGTTGLPKPAILTYERVLQVAGMLTLCGVTADDVVYTVLPLYHTMGLVLGVLSCLDLGVTCVLAPKFSASGFWDDCRQHGVTVIQYVGEILRYLCNTPQRPEDQTHKVRLAIGNGLRAEVWETFQRRFGPIRIWEMYGSTEGNVGFINYPGRCGAQGKTSCFLRMLSPFELVQYSLETEEPLRDSHGLCIPARPGEAGLLLTQVLRHQPFLGYRGPRELSEKKLVKNVRHPNDLYYNTGDVLAMDHEGFLYFRDRLGDTFRWKGENVSTREVEGVLSVVDFLQEVNVYGVPVPGCEGKVGMAAVQLVPGQAFDGQRLYQHVRTSLPAYAAPHFIRIQDALEITGTFKLVKSRLVREGFNVSVVTDPLFVLDNQARAFRPLTPDIYRAVCEGAWRL, from the exons ATGGGGCTCTGGAGGCGACTGGCCttctccttgctgctgctgctgctgctgtggggCCTGGGGCAGTCAGCATGGGTGGCGGCAGCGGCCCCGGCCCTGCGCTGGCTCCTGGGCGACCCCGCCTGCGGCGTGCTGCTGGGTCTGGCCGTGCTGGCAGGGCCCTGGCTGGGTCCCTGGACGCCGCACTGGCTGAGCCTGGCGGCCACGGCCCTGCTACTGACCCTGCTGCCCGCACGGCCGCCGCCGGGGCTCCGCTGGCTGCCTGCCGACCTGGCCTACACCTTCCGGATGCTCCGACTGGGCCTCCGCACCTGGGTGCGCTTGCGGCGCCGACCGCCGGATACCTTCGTGGATGCCTTTGAGCGGCACGCGCGGGCCCAGCCAGGCCGTACGATCCTAGTGTGCACCGGGCCGGGGGGCCGCGCGGTTACCTTCCGGGAGCTGGACACCAGGGCCTGCCAGGCGGCCTGGGCCCTGAAGGCCGAGCTGGCCAGCGCCGCGGGCCTGCGCGCCCGGGAGCCCACAGCCCTGCTGGTGCTGCCCTCACAGACGCTCCCCGCCCTGAGCCTGTGGCTGGGGCTGGCCAAGCTGGGCTGCCCGGTGGTCTGGATCAACCCTCACGGCCGCGGGCCGCCACTGGTGCACGCGGTGCTGAGCTCCGGGGCCCGCGTGCTGGTGGTGGACCCAG AGCTCCGGGCGAACCTGGAGGAGGTCCTGCCCAAGCTGCAGGCGGAGAAGGTCCACTGCCTCTACCTGGGCCGCAGCTCCCCCACGCCCGGGGTGGGGGCCCTGGGCGCCGCCCTGGCCGCCGCCCCCTCAGACCCCGTGCCCGCCGACTTGCGGGCAGACATCAAGCTTCGAAGCCCAGCCCTGTTCATCTACACCTCGGGAACCACCG GGCTCCCCAAGCCCGCCATCCTCACCTACGAGCGTGTGCTGCAGGTAGCAGGGATGCTGACTCTGTGTGGGGTCACAGCCGATGACGTGGTCTACACAGTCCTGCCTTTGTACCACACCATGGGGCTTGTCCTTGGAGTCCTCAGTTGCCTGGACCTTG GGGTGACCTGTGTCCTGGCCCCCAAGTTCTCTGCCTCTGGCTTCTGGGACGACTGTCGGCAGCATGGTGTGACTGTGATCCAGTATGTGGGTGAGATCCTGCGGTACCTGTGCAACACACCCCAG CGGCCAGAGGACCAGACACATAAAGTCCGCCTGGCGATTGGCAATGGACTCCGGGCAGAAGTGTGGGAGACCTTCCAGCGGCGCTTCGGCCCCATTCGGATCTGGGAGATGTATGGCTCCACCGAGGGCAACGTCGGCTTCATCAACTATCCTGGGCGCTGCGGGGCCCAGGGCAAGACCAGCTGCTTCCTCCGA ATGCTGTCCCCCTTCGAGCTGGTGCAGTACAGcctggagacagaggagcctctgagGGACAGTCATGGCCTCTGCATCCCTGCGAGGCCAG GGGAGGCAGGACTCCTGCTGACCCAGGTGTTGCGTCACCAACCCTTCCTGGGCTACCGCGGGCCCCGGGAGCTGTCAGAAAAGAAGCTGGTGAAGAACGTGCGGCACCCAAACGACCTTTACTACAACACCGGGGACGTGCTGGCCATGGACCACGAAGGCTTCCTCTACTTCCGCGACCGCCTTGGGGACACCTTCCG GTGGAAGGGTGAGAACGTGTCCACGCGGGAGGTGGAGGGCGTGCTGTCAGTCGTGGACTTCTTGCAGGAGGTGAACGTGTACGGTGTGCCTGTGCCAG ggtgtgagggcAAAGTGGGCATGGCCGCCGTGCAGCTTGTGCCCGGCCAGGCCTTCGACGGGCAGAGGCTGTACCAGCACGTGCGCACTTCGCTCCCGGCCTACGCCGCTCCCCATTTCATTCGAATCCAG GACGCCTTGGAGATCACAGGCACGTTCAAACTGGTGAAGTCCCGGTTGGTGCGCGAGGGCTTCAACGTGAGCGTCGTCACTGACCCCCTGTTCGTGCTGGACAACCAGGCCCGAGCCTTCCGGCCCCTGACTCCAGACATATACCGGGCAGTGTGTGAGGGAGCCTGGAGACTCTGA
- the ZNF446 gene encoding zinc finger protein 446 isoform X2, translating to MPSPLGPPSLPSLDPEATPEDPEMARQHFRGFCYQEVAGPRAALARLQFLCRQWLRPEAHSKEQILDLLVLEQFLGALPPEIQAWVRGQQPGSPEEAVVLVEDLQRDPGQLLGWITAHVLQQAVLPATKKTEELVGGVHPSGTVELLRVASGEGPKDAQMEGNAQLSCSVKEEPDGYVQETGAAPDPCLPGFLASSSPPPPAQSCKEHVEQQEPTSAPFQPPRLQEWGLLEPSQKELYWDAMLEKYGSVVSLGLPHPLPESREKSQPEALSTGSRSEGRRNLRPGDESEGQPGGPEAPLPPPPPPPPRSKPYTCAQCGGAFDWKSVFVIHRRAHASGPGTEKPPAGPPLRALPGPRGYACEECGHSFSWKSQLVIHRKGHASQRRHLCADCGHSFDWKSQLVIHRKSHRPEAP from the exons ATGCCATCCCCACTGGGTCCCCCTAGTCTACCCTCTCTGGACCCTGAGGCCACCCCAGAGGATCCCGAGATGGCACGCCAGCACTTCCGGGGCTTCTGCTACCAAGAGGTGGCCGGTCCCCGGGCGGCCCTGGCCCGGCTGCAGTTTCTGTGCCGCCAATGGCTACGGCCTGAGGCGCACTCCAAGGAGCAGATACTGGACCTGCTGGTGCTGGAGCAGTTCCTGGGGGCTCTGCCCCCCGAGATCCAGGCCTGGGTGCGAGGCCAGCAGCCAGGCAGCCCTGAGGAGGCCGTTGTCCTGGTCGAAGACCTGCAGCGTGACCctgggcagctgctgggctgg ATTACAGCACATGTCCTGCAGCAAGCTGTGCTCCCAGCCACGAAGAAGACAGAGGAGTTGGTTGGGGGTGTCCACCCCTCAGGGACAGTGGAGCTCCTCAGGGTAGCCTCTGGGGAGGGGCCAAAGGATGCCCAGATGGAGGGCAATGCCCAGCTCAGCTGCAGTGTgaaggaggagcctgatggctacgtacaggagacag GAGCAGCCCCTGACCCCTGCCTGCCTGGCTTCCTAGCATCCTccagccccccacctccagcccagtCCTGCAAGGAGCATGTCGAACAACAGGAACCGACATCTGCACCCTTCCAGCCACCCCGGCTTCAG GAGTGGGGGCTCCTGGAGCCGTCCCAGAAGGAGCTGTACTGGGACGCGATGCTGGAGAAGTACGGCTCGGTGGTCTCCCTGG GGTTGCCGCACCCCCTGCCTGAGTCGCGTGAGAAGTCGCAGCCGGAGGCCCTGAGCACCGGATCCAGATCCGAGGGGCGGAGAAACCTCCGACCGG GAGATGAGAGCGAGGGCCAGCCCGGCGGCCCCGAGgccccgctgccgccgccgccgccgccgccgccaagGAGCAAGCCCTACACGTGCGCTCAGTGTGGCGGCGCCTTCGACTGGAAGTCAGTGTTCGTCATCCACCGTCGTGCGCACGCCAGCGGCCCGGGCACCGAGAAGCCGCCGGCCGGCCCGCCCCTGCGCGCGCTCCCGGGCCCGCGCGGCTACGCCTGCGAGGAGTGCGGCCACAGTTTCAGCTGGAAGTCCCAGCTGGTCATCCACCGCAAGGGCCATGCCAGCCAGCGGCGCCACCTCTGCGCCGACTGCGGCCACAGCTTCGACTGGAAGTCCCAGCTGGTCATCCACCGCAAGAGCCACCGGCCCGAGGCCCCGTGA
- the ZNF446 gene encoding zinc finger protein 446 isoform X1 has protein sequence MPSPLGPPSLPSLDPEATPEDPEMARQHFRGFCYQEVAGPRAALARLQFLCRQWLRPEAHSKEQILDLLVLEQFLGALPPEIQAWVRGQQPGSPEEAVVLVEDLQRDPGQLLGWITAHVLQQAVLPATKKTEELVGGVHPSGTVELLRVASGEGPKDAQMEGNAQLSCSVKEEPDGYVQETGAAPDPCLPGFLASSSPPPPAQSCKEHVEQQEPTSAPFQPPRLQEWGLLEPSQKELYWDAMLEKYGSVVSLAGLPHPLPESREKSQPEALSTGSRSEGRRNLRPGDESEGQPGGPEAPLPPPPPPPPRSKPYTCAQCGGAFDWKSVFVIHRRAHASGPGTEKPPAGPPLRALPGPRGYACEECGHSFSWKSQLVIHRKGHASQRRHLCADCGHSFDWKSQLVIHRKSHRPEAP, from the exons ATGCCATCCCCACTGGGTCCCCCTAGTCTACCCTCTCTGGACCCTGAGGCCACCCCAGAGGATCCCGAGATGGCACGCCAGCACTTCCGGGGCTTCTGCTACCAAGAGGTGGCCGGTCCCCGGGCGGCCCTGGCCCGGCTGCAGTTTCTGTGCCGCCAATGGCTACGGCCTGAGGCGCACTCCAAGGAGCAGATACTGGACCTGCTGGTGCTGGAGCAGTTCCTGGGGGCTCTGCCCCCCGAGATCCAGGCCTGGGTGCGAGGCCAGCAGCCAGGCAGCCCTGAGGAGGCCGTTGTCCTGGTCGAAGACCTGCAGCGTGACCctgggcagctgctgggctgg ATTACAGCACATGTCCTGCAGCAAGCTGTGCTCCCAGCCACGAAGAAGACAGAGGAGTTGGTTGGGGGTGTCCACCCCTCAGGGACAGTGGAGCTCCTCAGGGTAGCCTCTGGGGAGGGGCCAAAGGATGCCCAGATGGAGGGCAATGCCCAGCTCAGCTGCAGTGTgaaggaggagcctgatggctacgtacaggagacag GAGCAGCCCCTGACCCCTGCCTGCCTGGCTTCCTAGCATCCTccagccccccacctccagcccagtCCTGCAAGGAGCATGTCGAACAACAGGAACCGACATCTGCACCCTTCCAGCCACCCCGGCTTCAG GAGTGGGGGCTCCTGGAGCCGTCCCAGAAGGAGCTGTACTGGGACGCGATGCTGGAGAAGTACGGCTCGGTGGTCTCCCTGG CAGGGTTGCCGCACCCCCTGCCTGAGTCGCGTGAGAAGTCGCAGCCGGAGGCCCTGAGCACCGGATCCAGATCCGAGGGGCGGAGAAACCTCCGACCGG GAGATGAGAGCGAGGGCCAGCCCGGCGGCCCCGAGgccccgctgccgccgccgccgccgccgccgccaagGAGCAAGCCCTACACGTGCGCTCAGTGTGGCGGCGCCTTCGACTGGAAGTCAGTGTTCGTCATCCACCGTCGTGCGCACGCCAGCGGCCCGGGCACCGAGAAGCCGCCGGCCGGCCCGCCCCTGCGCGCGCTCCCGGGCCCGCGCGGCTACGCCTGCGAGGAGTGCGGCCACAGTTTCAGCTGGAAGTCCCAGCTGGTCATCCACCGCAAGGGCCATGCCAGCCAGCGGCGCCACCTCTGCGCCGACTGCGGCCACAGCTTCGACTGGAAGTCCCAGCTGGTCATCCACCGCAAGAGCCACCGGCCCGAGGCCCCGTGA
- the ZBTB45 gene encoding zinc finger and BTB domain-containing protein 45 isoform X1, protein MSRAGARRREPGLAWAGAGAAGADRRTGCWSRGGARHDAGNSRGCSEQRARRGSRGGSEDAWEPRLKMAAAAEAVHHIHLQNFSRSLLETLNGQRLGGHFCDVTVRIREASLRAHRCVLAAGSPFFQDKLLLGHSEIRVPPVVPAQTVRQLVEFLYSGSLVVAQGEALQVLTAASVLRIQTVIDECTQIIARARAPAPGAPAPPPAPVPPPLAPAQLRHRLRHLLAARPPGPPGAAHPRKQRQPARLQLPAPPAPAKAEGAAADPALTAAADDGADDDDDDDEADDETDGEDGEGGGPGEGQAPPAFPDCATGFMPAAADGTREEPPVPAGLSDYSGPGRNFLRGTSAAEDVFPDGYVSAWQEGDQGAPEGCPAETPAPPDCVLSGPRPPGVKTPGPPVALFPFHLGAPGPPAQPPPAASGAAPAPPPAFYPALQPDAAPSAPLGEAPAPAAAAPSTTPARAPGAEPPAYECSHCHKTFSSRKNYTKHMFIHSGEKPHQCAVCWRSFSLRDYLLKHMVTHTGVRAFQCAVCAKRFTQKSSLNVHMRTHRPERAPCPACGKVFSHRALLERHLAAHPAP, encoded by the exons GGGTGCTCGGAGCAGAGGGCACGGCGTGGGTCAAGGGGCGGCAGCGAGGATGCCTGGGAGCCGCGGCTCAAG atggcggcggcggcggaggcggtGCACCACATCCACCTGCAGAACTTCTCGCGGTCCCTGCTCGAGACCCTCAACGGGCAGCGGCTGGGCGGGCACTTCTGTGACGTGACGGTCCGCATCCGAGAGGCCTCGCTGCGCGCCCACCGATGCGTGTTGGCCGCCGGCTCGCCCTTCTTCCAGGACAAGCTTCTGCTTGGCCACTCGGAGATCCGCGTGCCGCCGGTGGTGCCCGCGCAGACGGTGCGCCAGCTCGTCGAGTTCCTCTACAGCGGCTCGCTGGTGGTGGCGCAGGGCGAGGCGCTGCAGGTGCTCACCGCCGCGTCGGTGCTGCGCATCCAGACGGTCATAGACGAGTGCACACAGATCATCGCCCGCGCCCGCGCGCCCGCGCCGGGcgcccccgcgcccccgcccgcgCCCGTGCCGCCGCCGCTGGCGCCCGCACAGCTGCGCCACCGCCTGCGGCACCTGCTGGCGGCGAGGCCCCCGGGCCCCCCCGGCGCCGCGCACCCGCGCAAGCAGCGCCAGCCGGCACGCCTGCAGCTGCCCGCGCCCCCCGCACCCGCCAAGGCGGAGGGCGCGGCCGCCGACCCCGCGCTGACCGCGGCCGCGGACGACGGCGCGGACGACGACGACGACGACGACGAGGCCGACGACGAGACCGACGGCGAGGACGGCGAGGGAGGCGGCCCCGGGGAGGGCCAGGCGCCCCCCGCCTTCCCCGACTGCGCCACGGGCTTCATGCCCGCCGCGGCGGACGGCACGCGGGAGGAGCCGCCCGTGCCCGCCGGCCTCTCAGATTACAGCGGGCCCGGCAGGAACTTCCTCCGGGGGACCTCGGCCGCCGAGGACGTGTTCCCCGACGGCTACGTCTCCGCCTGGCAAGAGGGCGATCAGGGCGCCCCCGAAGGCTGTCCGGCCGAGACCCCTGCCCCTCCCGATTGCGTCCTGTCGGGGCCCCGCCCACCTGGCGTGAAGACCCCCGGGCCGCCCGTGGCGCTTTTCCCCTTCCACCTGGGAGCCCCCGGGCCGCCGGCGCAACCCCCTCCTGCGGCTTCGGGAGCGGCCCCCGCACCCCCGCCCGCCTTCTACCCAGCGCTGCAGCCGGACGCAGCTCCCAGCGCGCCTCTAGGGGAGGCCCCGGCCCCAGCGGCCGCGGCCCCCTCGACCACTCCCGCGCGCGCCCCGGGTGCCGAGCCTCCCGCCTACGAGTGCAGCCACTGCCACAAGACGTTCAGCTCTCGGAAAAACTACACCAAGCACATGTTCATCCACTCGG GGGAGAAGCCCCACCAGTGTGCCGTGTGCTGGAGATCCTTCTCGCTGCGTGACTACCTGCTCAAACACATGGTCACGCACACGGGCGTGCGCGCCTTCCAGTGCGCCGTCTGCGCCAAGCGCTTCACGCAGAAAAGCTCGTTGAACGTGCACATGCGCACCCACCGGCCGGAGCGCGCGCCCTGCCCCGCCTGCGGCAAGGTGTTCTCGCACCGCGCGCTGCTGGAGCGCCACCTGGCCGCGCACCCTGCGCCCTGA